From one Triticum aestivum cultivar Chinese Spring chromosome 4B, IWGSC CS RefSeq v2.1, whole genome shotgun sequence genomic stretch:
- the LOC123092465 gene encoding protein FAR1-RELATED SEQUENCE 5 isoform X1 — MGEIDNWMPQIGKRFRNPDEAWLFWVAYGGRVGFDVRKRNKHVSKMDGQVTSCTFVCSNEGIRKKGITMDHEPKRVRAETRTNCKARMTISLDRVQRNYEVTDIVLEHNHCLQLPQTCHLMASQRKISELQAFEIEAAEDSGIMPQAAHEFACRQVGGPLNLGYTCRDQKNYLRTKRQRELAYGQAGSMLKYFHNKMIENPSFQYALQLDCEEDIANIFWADAKMLLDYAHFGDVVTFDTTFGTNKEYRPFGVFLGPNQFRETTIFGAALLFDETFESFKVAPSKKKGAKQQKKNDGGQPQVRVEKDDGGQRQVRVEKDDGDKRANVELEESNTVVSYTQLLMTPLGGVYDENLF, encoded by the exons ATGGGAGAAATTGACAATTGGATGCCTCAAATTGGCAAGAGGTTTAGAAATCCGGATGAAGCTTGGCTGTTTTGGGTTGCATATGGAGGCCGTGTTGGGTTTGATGTGAGGAAGAGAAACAAGCATGTAAGTAAGATGGATGGTCAAGTGACTTCATGCACATTTGTTTGCTCCAATGAGGGTATACGAAAGAAAGGGATAACAATGGATCATGAGCCAAAACGTGTTCGAGCTGAAACAAGGACAAATTGCAAAGCTCGCATGACTATATCATTGGACCGAGTGCAAAGAAATTACGAAGTCACAGATATTGTGTTGGAACACAATCATTGTCTTCAATTGCCACAAACATGTCACTTGATGGCATCACAAAGGAAGATTTCCGAACTACAAGCTTTTGAAATAGAAGCTGCCGAGGATTCAGGAATAATGCCCCAAGCTGCACATGAGTTTGCTTGTCGCCAAGTTGGTGGACCATTGAACCTGGGCTACACTTGTCGTGATCAAAAGAATTATTTGCGAACCAAGCGACAAAGAGAGTTGGCTTACGGTCAGGCTGGTAGTATGTTGAAGTATTTTCATAACAAAATGATCGAAAACCCATCTTTCCAATATGCTTTGCAGCTGGATTGTGAGGAAGATATAGCCAACATATTTTGGGCTGATGCTAAAATGCTTCTTGACTATGCACACTTTGGTGACGTTGTCACATTTGATACAACTTTTGGCACAAACAAAGAATATAGGCCATTTGGTGTTTTTCTTGGGCCCAATCAGTTTAGAGAAACCACCATTTTTGGCGCGGCATTgctatttgatgaaacatttgAGTCATTTAAAGTTGCCCCGTCAAAAAAAAAGGGAGCAAAG CAGCAAAAGAAAAATGATGGTGGACAGCCTCAAGTGAGAGTGGAGAAGGATGATGGTGGACAGCGTCAAGTGAGAGTGGAGAAGGATGATGGCGATAAAAGAGCAAATGTGGAGCTTGAAGAGAGCAACACGGTTGTCAGTTACACGCAGCTCTTGATGACTCCCCTTGGTGGTGTTTATGATGAAAATCTGTTCTAA
- the LOC123092467 gene encoding rhodanese-like domain-containing protein 10, which translates to MSMGAAATAAACFSSASSGVSRCRYCRVKAQATSWAGGAEELVRSGAVKAVRPRDAAEVMGSEGFQLLDVRPAWEHDRAAVRGSVHVPLFMADDDMGPVTLLKKWVHLGYIGLWTGQSFTKMNDRFLDDVAAAVAGKDAKLLVACGEGLRSLIAARMLHDDGYKNVAWLAGGFSKSVDGDFAELEGESKLRYATIGGVSYIFLQILLLLRVVQ; encoded by the exons ATGTCCATGGGTGCTGCGGCGACCGCGGCCGCCTGTTTCTCCTCCGCATCCTCAGGCGTGTCACGGTGCCGCTACTGCCGCGTCAAGGCGCAGGCGACGTCATGGGCAGGAGGGGCGGAGGAGCTGGTGCGGTCGGGCGCGGTGAAGGCCGTCCGGCCGAGGGACGCGGCGGAGGTCATGGGCTCCGAGGGGTTCCAGCTGCTGGACGTCCGGCCGGCCTGGGAGCACGACCGCGCCGCCGTTCGGGGGTCCGTGCACGTGCCGCTGTTCATGGCCGACGACGACATGGGCCCAGTGACGCTGCTCAAGAAGTGGGTCCACCTGGGCTACATCGGGCTCTGGACCGGGCAGTCCTTCACCAAGATGAACGACCGCTTCCTCGacgacgtcgccgccgccgtcgccgggaaGGACGCCAAGCTGCTCGTCGCATGCGGCGAAGGCCTCAG GTCGCTGATTGCGGCGAGGATGCTGCACGACGACGGGTACAAGAACGTGGCATGGCTCGCCGGGGGGTTTAGCAAGTCCGTCGACGGTGACTTCGCCGAGCTGGAGGGGGAGAGCAAGCTCCGGTATGCCACCATCGGGGGAGTATCCTACATCTTCCTTCAGATCTTGCTGCTGCTGCGGGTGGTACAGTGA
- the LOC123092465 gene encoding protein FAR1-RELATED SEQUENCE 5 isoform X2 produces MGEIDNWMPQIGKRFRNPDEAWLFWVAYGGRVGFDVRKRNKHVSKMDGQVTSCTFVCSNEGIRKKGITMDHEPKRVRAETRTNCKARMTISLDRVQRNYEVTDIVLEHNHCLQLPQTCHLMASQRKISELQAFEIEAAEDSGIMPQAAHEFACRQVGGPLNLGYTCRDQKNYLRTKRQRELAYGQAGSMLKYFHNKMIENPSFQYALQLDCEEDIANIFWADAKMLLDYAHFGDVVTFDTTFGTNKEYRPFGVFLGPNQFRETTIFGAALLFDETFESFKVAPSKKKGAKQKKNDGGQPQVRVEKDDGGQRQVRVEKDDGDKRANVELEESNTVVSYTQLLMTPLGGVYDENLF; encoded by the exons ATGGGAGAAATTGACAATTGGATGCCTCAAATTGGCAAGAGGTTTAGAAATCCGGATGAAGCTTGGCTGTTTTGGGTTGCATATGGAGGCCGTGTTGGGTTTGATGTGAGGAAGAGAAACAAGCATGTAAGTAAGATGGATGGTCAAGTGACTTCATGCACATTTGTTTGCTCCAATGAGGGTATACGAAAGAAAGGGATAACAATGGATCATGAGCCAAAACGTGTTCGAGCTGAAACAAGGACAAATTGCAAAGCTCGCATGACTATATCATTGGACCGAGTGCAAAGAAATTACGAAGTCACAGATATTGTGTTGGAACACAATCATTGTCTTCAATTGCCACAAACATGTCACTTGATGGCATCACAAAGGAAGATTTCCGAACTACAAGCTTTTGAAATAGAAGCTGCCGAGGATTCAGGAATAATGCCCCAAGCTGCACATGAGTTTGCTTGTCGCCAAGTTGGTGGACCATTGAACCTGGGCTACACTTGTCGTGATCAAAAGAATTATTTGCGAACCAAGCGACAAAGAGAGTTGGCTTACGGTCAGGCTGGTAGTATGTTGAAGTATTTTCATAACAAAATGATCGAAAACCCATCTTTCCAATATGCTTTGCAGCTGGATTGTGAGGAAGATATAGCCAACATATTTTGGGCTGATGCTAAAATGCTTCTTGACTATGCACACTTTGGTGACGTTGTCACATTTGATACAACTTTTGGCACAAACAAAGAATATAGGCCATTTGGTGTTTTTCTTGGGCCCAATCAGTTTAGAGAAACCACCATTTTTGGCGCGGCATTgctatttgatgaaacatttgAGTCATTTAAAGTTGCCCCGTCAAAAAAAAAGGGAGCAAAG CAAAAGAAAAATGATGGTGGACAGCCTCAAGTGAGAGTGGAGAAGGATGATGGTGGACAGCGTCAAGTGAGAGTGGAGAAGGATGATGGCGATAAAAGAGCAAATGTGGAGCTTGAAGAGAGCAACACGGTTGTCAGTTACACGCAGCTCTTGATGACTCCCCTTGGTGGTGTTTATGATGAAAATCTGTTCTAA